One region of Exiguobacterium acetylicum genomic DNA includes:
- a CDS encoding FTR1 family iron permease — protein sequence MDFQAFLITLRECLEAVLIVGLILGYLDRLNAPQYKKWVYAGVGLALLASLGVAFLFQVVFTSFASFGSDTYLRLGIMMVSVLLLTHMVLWMGKEAKENQQASQAKVAAAVSTGSAITMIIHSFLVIVREGIETVFFFAAISGGEIEKVLTSYGAVSGLLLALIFGYLFVSGSMKIPVKRFFQVTGVLILFIAAGMLVQTIGRFQDLGLLGSLLMNADGTPAAVYNIVGFMPEHYIDQVQYLRDTGNSTLISGQIGTFMGAMFGYSHNPSLEQVVAWWGYFAFAGWMLLRQNKPSKSSKSLQEVS from the coding sequence ATGGATTTTCAAGCGTTTTTGATTACGCTTCGGGAGTGTCTCGAGGCTGTTCTCATCGTTGGGTTGATCTTAGGTTATCTCGATCGATTGAACGCTCCACAATATAAAAAGTGGGTCTACGCAGGTGTCGGATTGGCACTTCTCGCTAGCCTTGGTGTCGCGTTCCTGTTCCAAGTCGTCTTTACGAGTTTTGCGAGCTTCGGAAGCGATACGTATCTGCGTCTCGGCATCATGATGGTCTCCGTCCTGCTCTTGACACACATGGTCCTCTGGATGGGGAAGGAAGCGAAAGAGAATCAACAAGCCTCCCAAGCGAAGGTTGCCGCTGCCGTCTCGACGGGTAGTGCCATCACGATGATCATCCACTCCTTCCTCGTCATCGTTCGAGAAGGAATTGAGACCGTCTTCTTCTTCGCTGCCATCTCAGGTGGGGAAATCGAAAAAGTACTGACGAGTTATGGTGCGGTTTCCGGTCTGTTACTCGCCTTGATCTTCGGATACTTATTCGTTTCCGGCTCCATGAAGATTCCCGTCAAACGTTTCTTCCAAGTGACGGGCGTACTCATTCTATTCATCGCAGCCGGCATGCTCGTCCAAACGATTGGACGCTTCCAAGATCTTGGTTTGCTCGGTAGTCTTTTGATGAATGCTGACGGCACACCAGCTGCTGTATACAATATCGTCGGCTTCATGCCGGAGCACTACATCGATCAGGTGCAATACTTGCGTGATACAGGAAATTCAACATTGATCAGTGGACAGATCGGAACGTTCATGGGTGCGATGTTCGGGTACAGCCATAACCCATCGCTCGAACAAGTCGTCGCTTGGTGGGGCTACTTCGCCTTTGCCGGTTGGATGTTGCTCCGTCAAAACAAACCATCGAAGTCATCAAAGTCCTTACAGGAGGTTTCTTGA